The sequence GTCTCACAGAACTGGGCCtgtctttcaccttcactttccctccttcctctcaatGGATGCAGGTTTCAAAGCTACTCAGCTGTAACACCTTCTGTGCCCTTGACCTGCCTTCTCTGTGATCTGAATGCCTTATTCCCTCCATTTTAATGAGTGCCAGTGCTCATCACCTTGATGTATGAGGCCACAATCGCTtcccttcattcattcctttaacaGTCATCCTCTGAGAGTATTAGGCTGGCTCTGAGAACAAGCCCAGTGGCTGGGTCTGCAGTTGGCTGTGGGTTTCACGAGACAGCTGTATGGAGCTGTTAGGGGTGCTTGGGGTCAGCTTGCAGCCCAGGACTCCTACCGGGAGCTCTTGCCAGCAGAACATCTGTAAAAGGATCTGACTCCAAACCCAACTGCCAGCCTTGTCTGTCAACCCGAGGTCTTGAGGTCTGAGGTCCTTCAGCATTGGTGGGggcctttttctccttccttgtgTAGTGCCAACATTACCAACGCTCAGCTGGACTATGGTGGGATCCGGATGTCTTTCCATAAGGAGTGGTTCACAGCAAACATCTCACTTGGATTTGACATTGACTTGAGACTGTGAGTCATTCAGAAGCAGGGTCTAAAGGGCACTGTTCCTCTTCATTGGGAAGCCGGGAGTGGGGGCAGGCAGATTTTGGCCATTTGGGGAACCCAGATCTTTCTGCCCCAACCTGGTTTCAAATCCTGGTTTCCAAACTCACTTGCTATGTAACCTcaagcaagtcacttcacctctctgagccttggtttcttcagcTGAAATGTGGATGGCGATCAGTGATAAGTGGAGACAGGTCATTTGCTCATTTAAACCTATGTGAGTTCCCTATAACgatctttaaaaagagaaacactttAATGATCTCATCACCCTTCCCTCTGCCTGTTTAAACTGTCCTTTAACATTTGCTGCTCCCAAGGAAATGGAGGGCTCCACTAAATGATaaagatttttataataaaattaaatctccattttttaatttccaaagccCCCTcccagaaagtgttagtcactcagtcatgtctgactctttgccaccccatagactgtagcctgccaggctcctccgtccatgggatttcccaggcaagaataatggagtgggttgccattcctttctccaggggatcttcccaacgtaggaattgaacctgggtctcttggcTTGCGGGCAGattattttaccatctgagcaaccagggaagcccaaaggcccCCTAATCTAGTCTATTTAAAAGGATCTTTGGAAGCCACTCAGGCTAATAACATTTTTCTCCTTAATCACTGACAACAGAATTTAACATCCAGGCACCGTGGAGCCCCACTGGGCTGGTTTGGCAAAACAGCCACTCTCCATATTGGCTGCTTTCTCCTCCTTCtactctttttctgtctcctgcccttccctctcctctgctGTCTCATCCCCAGGCCCTTCAATAACCATATCATAAAGACACACGAACGCATGAACCTCTCTGTGGAGTTCTGGCTGGAGAAAGATGAGTTTGGCCGGAGGGATCTGGTGATAGGCAAATGCCACGTGGAGCCCAGGAGTGTCCACACGACCTTCCTCACTGAGTAAGATCCCAGCTACCCCTTCCCAGGGCTGGGCCCCTTCCGGACCGGCACTGGCTTCGGTCGCACATCTCCACCAGCTCCTGGGAAAGCCCTAGACCGACCTCATGCTTTCCCCCagatctcttcctcctcctgcatTCCCATCCTGGGGATGGCCCTGCCACCCTCCCAGAAGCCAgactcttcctccccctccccacaggccATCTTCACCAGGTCCCATCAGTGACCTCCTGGCAACCCTCACCTGCTCCCTCTCTTTCCATCCTCACACCCACTGGCCGGGCTCATAGTCCACTTTCTGAACCTCCTCCGGCTTTCCCTGACTCAGACCTCACTGCCTTCACTCCGTTCTCCCCCTGCAGCAGGGAGATTTTCTGGTCTTCATTCTCCCCCAGCCCAGAAATCTGGTCTTGTTCCCCCCACCTCTGCTTCAAACTCTCCAGCGGTTCTCCAACACCCTCTGGATAGAGAGCAAACTCCTGGCTGTCACTCAAGGCCCTGCCTGTCCTGTCCCGTGCCCCACTCTGCGGCCCTGTGCCCTCGAGCCTCTCAGGACTCCCTCCATCAGCATGATATATTTTCATCCTTAGGCCTACAcgcccctcccttctcctttaaAGCTCCTCCTCATCACTCAGCCAGTCGACAGATACTTGATGAgagcctactatgtgctaggcacggTGCGCTTACTGCTAGGGATACAGTAGTGAGCAAGATAGAAAATAACAGATCTAAATGAAGATCTGTAAGCTGGCTGACCAAGTGAGTGAATCCCAACAGACTAGTGAGTCCCTCAAGGGCAAGATCTATGTCTGATTTCTCTCCATAATTCCAGATGGCTGAAAGCAACTAGGTCCTCAGTGTATGtcagttcatttattcatcagaTATTCACTGAATGCCTAGATCATGCCAGACATCCACAAAAAGGACTGTGGGGTGTGGCTACTGACCTGGTTCTAATCTAATCAGCacttaactagctgtgtgaccttgggcaaggcatATCATTTCGCCCTTCGATTACTGCTTACAGTGACAGCTCTCGTGTAGAGCTGGCTGAGGAGTCAATGGCTGTGAGATGCCCTCCACACACAGCCCTTGCCATTGGTGTTTCCTGTATTTATCTGTGCAATACACCCACCTCTCTTTCTAGAGCTATCCCACCAAAGGTGAATCCTTTTCTCCGCAACTTCAGAGATAACCTGGAAAAAGTTATCCCACATCTGATAGAAAGTCAGGTAAGTTTGAGAAAAAGGGTTTTCACCTTGGGCATCCCTGAGTCTGTGGGTCAGGGCATATATATTGGCATTTCATTGGAGAAATGGGTCTTTAGAACCTGGGAAATCTCCattaaaatgttcagttttgCCATCTACTGGCTGTGTCTTTAGGCAAGTGACTTAGcctccctggacctcagtttccccatctgtagcaTGGGAGCCATCACACTCTCTATTTCACAGAAAGTCACAGAGATTCAGGGGGACAAAGCAGAGTAGTGTGGTGCATGGCTCCTGGCAAATAGTTGGCACTCAATACAGGAGAGCCACTCTTGCCATGATTCCTTGTTGAAATCCCATGGCTCCCAGCCACAAGCCTTCCAGTTTTCTTATTCCAGTCCCTGGTCTGACCCTTCTTTCTGTCCTGGTGGCCCAGGTATGTCCTCTGATTGACGAGATACTCAGGCAGCTGGATGTGAAACTGTTGAAAAGTCTCATGGGTAAGTGAGCATCTGTGTCCATTTGGTGGGGAGGACTGAAGATGGGCAAATGGACAAGAGAGCTGTCCCTGCTTCAGCTCCCATGGAGGCCTTCTGAGGGGTGCCTGCATGTGCTCTGAGGACACTCGGAGGTGAATGTGTGACCATGACCATCACTGTCCCCAAGTGAGGTGGGACAGTGGAGGGCACCCCTACCAATCAGGCTGTACCCCATCAAACCTCCAGGTCACCAGAGCTTCCCCCAAGATCTCCGCTCAATCCTTTAGGGAGCACTGACCCCCCTACCTGAGCTCACCTGAGCCCCAGTTGCAGACAAACAGATAAAGTTCCTGCCATCAGGGAACTCACTGTGAATGGAAGACACAAGAAGTGATTAGATATCGTTTGAAGAGTTTCAGTGCAAATGTTCCCAGCACTGGGCCTTGGTCATCATGAAAGGATGAGAGACCCCTTCAGTGTGGAGCTGGGGATTTGGGGGCAGACACCTGGTGACTGATTCTGCCTCTTCTCCTTACAGAACAGGATATTGCTCACAAACTCAACCAACTTTGAGTCCAGCCAACCTTCCATGAACCAGACTTGAGCACCCTTCAGCAGCCACTGATCCATTAGAGGGAAATAACACACTTGGAGACCTTAAGTCTCCCTTATGGTGGGACTTCTGATGCTCCAAAAACTTGTACCACAGGTTCTATGGACATCCTGTCCTCTTCCATAATAAATTCTAGCTCTGAAGAGTGCAAAAGGCCTTCTGCCTAGGTCCTGAGGTTTGGGTTCCAAAAGTCAGACCTGATGAAGATCCATCCTGAGACTGGATATGCCTGGGTTTGCTCATCAGCCCAGAAATGACACAGAAAACATCGTTTCTTATCCTGTAATTGGCAGCCAGTAGCCCCCATCCACAGATCTGCTCAACAGTGCAGGGAGGGTCCTGTTGAGGTTTCTCATCCTCTCATCCATTGAACCCATGTTTATTAAGCACCtgggttctctggtggctcagatggtaaagagtctgcccacaatgcaggagacctggatttgatccctgggttgggaagatcccctggagaaggaaacatcaacccactccagtattcttgcctggagaattccatggagagaggagcctggagggctatagtccatggggttgcaaagagttggacatgactgagcgactaacactttcactttattgagcatctaatatGTGCCAACCGCTCTGCTGGATTCCAAGGGAGTGAAGGATGGTGATAGAGTGGTAAAGTAGAAACATTGCACCAAAAAGATCTGCGTTCAAGTTCAATTCAACCCAATATGAAGTTCCGTGAGCATATGGACATGTGCATCAGGGCAGCCAGTGACCACACACCCCGTACCCGCCCCCAGCATCGGCCTGGCACATTTACTCGTGGTTAGATGCTGGGTAAGTCCTGGTCTTAGGACTCCCTGGCTATGTCAGGGACAAGGCACGTAACCTTTTGGTCTTCCTCCCCTGCAGAAAGGGGATAGAAATCTTGCAGGACGTGGAGCAACAGGAGCCAGCACACGGCTGGAGGGAGGTGAGTCATAACTCCACTTCATAAAACTAGGTGGCAGCATCTCCAAAAGGGCAGCATATTCCTCCCTCTGACCCAAAATCCCGCCCCTAAGTACAGAAATACGTGTCTGTGGATCCCACAAGATCTGTCCAAGATTGCTCGTGGCAGCCATAGTCATAAGAGCCCCAAAGTGAAAACTCCCTAAGTGCACATCCAAAAAAAGGATAAATACAGTGGATAGATAATTAGCTTGTGGGAAGGTCACCAGCAGAATCCTCTACAGTAAAGAGAATTACCTGCACTCACTCAACTGCATGGATGGATCTCACACACCTAATAAAGCCAGGCTCCAAAACACGGATCTCCCATCTATGTGAAGCTACCACACAGCAGACCTAATCCATGTAGTCAGCAGTCAAGTTGGTGTTATCCTTGGGGAGATGCTTGGTGACTAGAAGTAGAGGGAGGGGCTCTGTAGGGCTGATGccattctgtttcttgatctgggtgctgATTTACAGGGAAGGCATTCAGTTTGTGAAAGTTCATTGAGCTATTCACTTATGTGCGTTTTTCCCATTTATGTTATAGTTTAaccaaaaatttttattttgaaaataaaaactatttaccCTGCAGGATATTTGCAGGAATACACAAAAGCAGTTGCAGTATGATTAACACGTGCTAGGTCCACGGAAAGTGCTAATTAAAAGTCATTTAATTTGTTGTTAATAAGTTGATTAATGActattcaattcttttttttttttttttttagttgcaatgtgagaactcttagttatggcatgtgggacctagttccttAATCAGGGCTTGAACgtgggccccctgcatcgggagctcggagtcttagccactgggaccaccagagaaggccctcGGTTCTTAAATATAGATTCCTGTCCTCCTCCACCCAAGGCAAGGAAGAGCATActgagaaataaagaggaaacaaCATACACACAATTAATAGCAGTAACACACACATTTAAGGACTCAGCATATGCCAAGCTTGGTGCTCAGAGCTTGCATCCAGCATCTCATCAAATCCTCACAGAAACCCCATGAAGTTCAAAACTGCTATCTTATTCAAAACTGCTCTCCTTACACAGCCAGGAAATGACCAAGCCAACTGCACTCAAGCAGCCAGACTCCAGAGCCCACATCTTTGACCACTGTGGATCCCCCACTTCAGTCTTCCCTCCCAACATTCCTGCACCCACCTACACACACCCTACACTTAGGGGAAAATGATGAAATATTCATTCAGCTTGAGGGGAAAATGATGAAATATTCATTCAGCTTGACTGACAAGCTCAAACAAGGAGGTGTCAACAGCTCAGAGATGAGAATAGGGCAAGCGATACTCACGTCTCCATCTTTCAACTCAGACTCCCTAATCCAAAATGCTTCACTGGGGATTTGCAACCCTAAACGCCCACGTTCACACAAAAGATTCCCCTTGACAGCCTTGAGTTTACAGGATTTTCCTGCTTGTGATTCAGAGAGCAAACACGGGAGGGCTGGGCCTCATCCTCCAGCGAGATTGCCTGGTCCCTCGGTGAAAGTGGCTTTTGTCCACCTTTCTTCTGACCCCTGCCAGGAGTGCCTTTCTCAAGAGCCCTCCTCGGGTTTCTTAaattctgggttttgttttgttttgttttaaggttCACAGAGCTGTGGACTCATCATGTTTTCTcctggaggagcttggtgcacaATGGACCTCTAATATGATACCGGGGTCTGGGGTAGGGGGTAATTGAAGCAGATATTCAGCCCCAAATACTCAGATGCTTGCTCCAGACCCTGCCCGCCTATGCTTGTAACGACTTCCTCTCGCTTCCATACAGAGTTCTGGCTCCCAGGGGACAGAGCTAGCATCCCACTCTCAAGTTCTGGAGAGCAGACCTTgcacaattgaaaaataaaatgaactctgCCCTTTAAAAAGGGATCTCTTGATTCACAAAACAATGCCAGCAAAGACTCCCCAACACAATCACAGTCTGATATGTAGGATGAAAAGGGCACAATCTCCAGTTTGTGAGAAACACAACAGGAGGCACTGACGTCACCAAAGCGGAAAACACTGTCTTGAAATGTTAGCTGGGTGTCTGTCCACACTTCTTGATGCCTCATGACCCTTGTCCTGCTCGGGGCAGGGAAACCAGCCACACCGGTGCTTCCAGGAAGGGCAACTGCAGCAGAAGCTGAGAGAAGGCTTTTGAGTCTGCGAAGCCTGGGTCTCTGACAAAGCGTCAGTGACAAAGAACGGATGAGTGGTTGCCAGTTGCAGGGGCGGGAGGGAGTCgggagaagggaaggagtgaCTCTGAAAGGGCGGCATGAGGGTATTTTGGGGGTGATGGACATGTTCTGTAGTAACCTGATTATTATTGTGGCTACATAGAACTATTCATGTGTTAAAACTCATTGAATTATACACCCCCCCCAAAAAGTCAATTTTACTGTaggttaattattttttaagcctgagtttttcattttcaaaatgtggGACATAGGAGAATAACATGTATATGACTATGTTATAGCATAGTCTAATGTATAGTCTAATGGTATCCATTAAGAATAGTATGCATATGGCTAATTGAAGCAAGGTTTCTTGCTCCCAGGACTAGAAAATCTCCCTGTTGGTGGAGTATGTGAGAGtccaagagaaactgaagagcacATAATTGTCGTGGGTTCTGAGAAGTGTCTCCTGTTTCTCCCCAGGCAAACCTTGGCGTGAGAGGAGGGCCAGCAGAAACCCCAGGTCGAAGTGGGGGATTCCAGAATGGGCAGAGTCTGTGCCCCTATTCCCTTCCAGAGCCAGGAAAGATGGCTGGACCCCAAGGAGAGAAGGTCAACTGGAAGGTCATAGTCCAGACAGATGGGCTAAGGTCCTGCCCAAGGCCCAAGGAATCGCGACACAGGACACTTTTGGGTGTCCAGCAAAAGAGTAAAAAGTAAAGGCTAAATTTAAAGGGATGGAATTTCCCtgatgttccagtggttaagaatccacctgctaatgcagggaatGAAGGTTtaacccctagtca is a genomic window of Bos mutus isolate GX-2022 chromosome 13, NWIPB_WYAK_1.1, whole genome shotgun sequence containing:
- the BPIFA3 gene encoding BPI fold-containing family A member 3, encoding MHSVWRLLVLLGLLALPSALHKPHQPGLAKTHTDSKSALARIIAQGLMKHNTEGRIQNIHLLDSLNASGKMAPGMVGWLIGSMSLHHHQEGSANITNAQLDYGGIRMSFHKEWFTANISLGFDIDLRLPFNNHIIKTHERMNLSVEFWLEKDEFGRRDLVIGKCHVEPRSVHTTFLTEAIPPKVNPFLRNFRDNLEKVIPHLIESQVCPLIDEILRQLDVKLLKSLMEQDIAHKLNQL